Within Spinacia oleracea cultivar Varoflay chromosome 4, BTI_SOV_V1, whole genome shotgun sequence, the genomic segment AAACATTCATTTTAACTTTAATTATTCACCAGCCAAGGAACAAAGCTAGATCAACAGTTGGTAAAGGGATTGAATAAGACATATATAGAAGGCTTACTTTGAGACCTCCTAAACCATACAACCGATGTTGCATTAGCAAGAGTATTGTAGGCACGCTATTTCCTCTGGTGTCAAAGGAAAGTTGCATAGAATTGGTTGACACTCCAAACACTGTAGTACTATAATGAAAAGAATAGCAACCAACTGAATTAGCAAACCTAGATCCTTAACAATCTTAATAAACATATTGAATGTTCAAAACATCATAACTCCACATACAGATGAAAGCCACTAATCGAGaatagaattctattaggataatAATTGTACAATTCTAGTCACATTAGGTTTCCTAATATAATTAGGACTATTGTAACACTATATATGATCAATGGAATACATTCCAATTCTTGGATTTTTCACAAATCTAAAATGGTATAATAAGTTGTAGATCTAGTTTCCACAAAATATTTGAAACGTTTTTACAAAGAATATTGTACGAATTTTTAGTTGATCTTGTTATAGATTCGCCCTCTACAATGCTTCCGCAAAATACATTTGTGCCATTACATCTCAATTACCAAAGTTTGTCTTACTTTTTCTTTTGTCTTTGGTATTTCTTTAGTTAATTGATTCAATTAATATCTTGTTTTTTATTCCATTAAGGGGAATGATGATGAATACCCAACCATTAATGATGGTGAGAATTCACCTAATAATCCACCTATATGCAACGATTTTCATCCCGCATATGCTGTAAGAGTACGTACCAGGTTTAATTGGATCAACTTTAAGCAAATATTAGCCATAATTTACATCTTTTTGTATACACCTTAAAAATATGAGACACTACACCGACTAGTTGACTACTAATCGACATATCCACATTCAATAATTGTTCTTGAGGTCCATCTTTTTCAATTACTGATTCGAAATTTTGAATTACTATTCCAAATATATTATTgtaggaaaatatatattggaCGACAGAAAAAATTACTTGTACCCCAGAAAATCAGCATGGAGGTCCCTAATTGGAGACTATAAGAACCATGTTTACCTCTTTATCCCCTAAATCTAACTTTATAGATTGAAGATGGTCCCAACTTCCAAGACTAAAAACAAACATAGTAGgagtaaaatatatttttagggACTCatctttctttattttcatcATTTGGGGACTCACCTTTTATTTTTCATCATTTGGGGATCGACGGTGGAAAAGTGGTTATTTTCCGGTGAGTTTGACTTTGCTAATATTAGCGTGTACATTAAAACAAGCaagtaaaattaaaattcattaaacaaagctatttttttttttaaaaggagaTAGAAAATACAAGTTAGAACAGACTCCTGACTCTTGGACGACCCTAAGAGAAATTCATGAATTATCTCCATTCTCTTTCAAAGAACATACGCTAATCTCAGCCAGGTATTACATCTAATTCACGTTCTTTCTTTGCAATTTTGACATTTAGCGTCATTAGACAACAATTTGTATATGTAATTGGTTAGGGTTTAGGGCTTTAagtaaaattttcaattttttgaaGGAAATTCGACCAAATTTGTGTGATTACATAACAGGTACTTAGGTTGTTGCAATGGAACCAAAACCATGCATTGTTGTTCATCACGGTGGATGTTGGAAATCAGTTCATGGCGGTATGGGATACGAGGGTGGGTCTACCACAATATTCAATGATTTGGCCGAGGATTTAGATGCATCATATCTTAGAAAATTAGTATCAAATTTGGGGTACACTAATCTAAGTAAGttgcattatttggatcctagGAAATCTATTGTTGATGGTATTAGGTTCCTTGGATATGATTATGGGGGAGAACAAACTTTGCGGTCAACGACAATAATGAATGACAATGCTCAATTACCATCACAATCAACACAAAATAGTGTTACTTCCTCTAATCATAGCTTTATTGCTCCAAACGGAAGAAATTATATATACTCTAAGGCATTacaggtattttttttttccttaaagCCTCCATGTTGAACTCattctttttacaataaaatCAAGTAAACTTACCAACTAATAAGCCATAATCTTGTTGCAAGGATTTGGCTAACAAAAATAGAGGCCACTACAACCGAGATTGATCAGAAGGTGCAAAAGATTTTAAAGTCCAGGTAAATTCATTTCTCTACTTATAAGCTAGACAATACTACTTTGCTAAATGTGTAAAATGACTCATCACTTTGGAGCTGGGATTACCTGATATGGGATTACTAGAGCAGCATCTATATGGCTTCTGTTATCTTgtctcgtttttttttttttttaattttaaaaaaaaagtagccTATGTAAATGCATTCACAAGGTGCTCAAACTCTCAAATTACCTTGTTGTCTAATGCTTCgatctttttttttggtatagTACTATGTGTCTATGCCTTCTCATGGAGCTGATTATTTCTCTTTTTTATCTTGAATATTAGAGGTTCAGATGCTATATATTGTCATTAATATTTCGTTCCAATATTTCTTTAATTACATTCAATATAATCATTGTCACTTAACTAGCTACAAAATCTTCATGATCTTCCGGTACATGCATGCTGCATTTCACATGCAATATCTTCCCAACAAGCTAGCTGATTCTAATCGAGAATGTCAAAGTTTTTGAGTGAAATTTTGTAATCTTACGACCTATGGTAGTTCTATATACTTAAGTTAATTAGTTATATAGTATGGAGTACTAAATAGCATTAAACAATTTATGAAAGACAAGTATTTACCCATGAAACTAGTTGCAATTTTTTGGGGCTATTTTGTGGTTACTAATTTCAGTGGTCATATTATGACCGGAATTTGCAGTACAGTTTAATCTTcataaaaattgtattttgtttttattttttattttttaattaaatattgtatttattttattaaaaaaaaactaagctTGCCGGAATATTATTTCTCCGGCCACCGTCGATCCCCAAATGATGAAGGATATAAGGTGAGTCCCCAAATGATGAAAGTTATGAAAGGTAAGTTCCCAAAAGTATATTTTACTCAACATAGTAGCCCAAATTATAGTCTAGAATATGGTGATTAGCAGTTAACAAAAGCCAAAAAGAAAAGGGGATTTATAAAGTTGTACTTCAATAATACGAAGTAAGATTTAAAAAGACAAACCAATTGTTAGATTCATTTGTCATATTAACAGCTGAATTGACACAATAACGAGAACCCAAAAAGAATGTAACAATTCATATATGTGTGTCGGACCGACTAGAAGAAATTTGTTACGAGTACCACAGTTGTACCACCTAAAATTTCTATGTGTTTTGCCACAACCACACGACCCCTTTGGATATGATAATTCATATTTCATAGTACATATGTGTCGGACTCGATTACAACTTACAACAAGTTATCAGCTAGGCTAAATTGAATTACTCTATACCGGTTAAGATGAACAGACAACCTTAAGTATAATAATGTACGTAATAAACATGAAATTGAGAGAGTGATGGATatctcagttggttagagcttccatcccgaTTTCAGGTAATCCTGAGATCGATTTTCATCCCGGAGAATTTTTTCTCATCGACATACttagaattttcaaattcaaacctAAGAAATAAAAGGtgtaaattaaaaaatcaaaagtGCATAGAAACTCTAAACCTCCTAACTTTTTAGAACAAATGGAAATCAAAGAACATTCTCCAACATTTCATGGAGAAAGTaaattactttaaaataaatttatatctAAATTaattgtcaattttttttttaaaaaaaaaactctaatATTTACTTAAATCAAATAACAAACCCAGGCAAAAACcagaaaataaacataaatgAAGATATTTATCAAAAATTACTACCTCTTGTCAGATTTAGTAATCACATAGCTAATTCAAACTACCGAGGTACACTATGAATACTACTATTAATAATTCAAACAACGAAGATATTTTCAAACACGATAATTAATTGGGAACAAAGAGAGTACGTGGTGATTACCTAGCACTAGGAGCTCTTCTAGGGACTTCTGGCTCAAACTCAACAGGAAGACCAAGGAAGCCATTAAAGCGATCAAATGTGACATGAGCAACATGCCTCACATTCGTAGGCAACCCAATTTccatcccaccaccaccacctaaaGAAGACGACGAAAACCCTGATCTAATATCACAAGAAGAACACCCAAAAACAGATCTCCTAAATGCAGTAAAAAATAATCCAACAAATTTTAACTGAATATCTCTTTCTTCTTCCTCAACTTCCCTcctcctttttctctctcctccacccACCTCTTCTTCCTCAGAACAACAAGTAGTCGtcgtattattattatgattttCATCATCATGAATTTGTTGGTACAAACCATCATTTCTTGTGGGGCTACCATTTTCTATTGAACTTATGCTTGAAGATTGTACAACTTGTATACTCATTTCGCAATTAAATAAGTGATTCTTTTTGGAAAATAATCAATACCCACTATTTGTTTTTGTGATTAAACTTTCCTTCTTTAGGAATTTCAGTGCAAACAAAGGAAGATATATTGtggaattttaaattttttgggtGAAATTTTAAGTATTTAGTGGGGGAAATTTGATGAAGAAGTGGAGTTGGATTGAAGAAAGGGATATGGTTATGCGTATGGAAGGTGGGACTAAAGTATCAtcactaatttttattttaacttttttttaaaaaaaatttgattttcTCACACATTTACAAGTGTTTTGAGTTTTGAAGAAGTAAAGGAGAGAATATGCAGttttgaaggagagagaaaatgaggaaTTTATTGCAAGaactagagagagagagagaggggggagAGTGGTGTTTGTTTGTGCGGGAAGACAACACTTGGGAGTGTTGGAATAGATGAGTAGAGTAATAATGATAAGATATGAGTAATTAATATATTGAGGGGTTATCTTTAATTTTGTCTACATGGTCTTTATATAGGATTGCATGATTTGgttaaggatttttttttttcactacGTATATAAAAAAGTTGTAATAAGCAGATAATTCAATTTACTTTGTACAATAAGTTTATAATATTTGCAAAATAGACTTAGTGTATCGGTCATAGTATTTTGACATTGGATCGTGCGATATTCTCGTCTATTTGACAACAAGGGTGCAAGCCTTGTGTAGAATGACTGTTTGGGAATTGTAGGGCACGAGCGAGCATTTGATTCATAACGAACACTCTTGTCCATTGGCGACAAGAGTAGGGGCTGAGGATCGAATAAGGTGCTTGTATGCACACAGTAGGTTCACAAGTGGTGTTGTGAATTAGAAGTGTTCAAACGAATTATGTGATAACAAccattaacaattacgaaaatcaaTTAAGTATGCAAACTAATCGTGAAATCGGAAACAAGCAAATTTGTCGTGGCAAACCCGAGCATGGGAGAAAAACGCACAAATTCACTAGAAATTATGATGAAGATTTACAAAAAGATTATCAACCTAAGCAAGTCTCGCCTCACAATACTCCCTCACTTAAACTTTAAGTGTATGAGCTTTCAATGAGaagtttctctctcttaaatcTATCACGCTCATTCAAAATACGATATAAAATGAGTATATATAGTTTTAGGGTAAATGTTACAATCCAATGGTCATAAACCATCCACGTCGCTCAAAAACGACCTAGGAACAAAAATATAGATTAAGCCGCGAAGAACCCGCACCCGCGGGTTGGGGTGTGGGTTTTGCCGAGTTGAAACTATTAGGGTGCGAGATCCGCGGGCTTTGGCACGGCTTCAAGAAAGCTCCTCCAGGTTCCTCTCTCACTCTTAGTCTCTCTTATGAGTTCAATTTGTTTACCTTGAACCCACCTCCACACACATCAAACCCCAACAATCTGCCACCTGGAGATCGAGTTCAAGTGTGAGACAACACACTCCAATATAACTCATATCGACCTCCATTGATCAGCACAACAAAGAGCTCTTTTCCTCTCTACCAAAGAAATACACAACCACTTTAGTTTCTTTCCACCAAAGAAGAAAACAACATCTTCCTATACACCAAGCtagcaaaaaacaaaaaccacCTCCTAAACACCAAGGAGACCACAAAAATAAACCAACACTTCCCCTCATCTAAGTAAGCATCACCCGTACCTCCTCTCAAGTCCAACCAATGACTATGCACTTCCTAATCAACGAGGAAGTAAAACCGAGGCCTCAACCAACCTCCAATCATTAACATATCATAAACCAAGGGCCTTTACCTTTGTTCTCCGAGCACTCATACCATGCTCCTACCCGAATTTGACACCCTTTGTGATACACCACAAGCCTTTGGCATTTCCACTTGTTTTCCGGACACCCCTACAATGCTCCCACCCATACAAGTCGCCTCTAGGTTTTCTTTCACACACAACTTCCTTGGGTGCCTTCATTTTATTAACACTCACACAATCCATGTGAGCCTTTTCTTCCTTCACTTGGATCGTTTCTACAAACGACTCCTTCTTTGAAGTACAATATCTCATTTCGGCCACCCTACTTGCATTTCCGATGGTGTACAACATTCCACTCAGTAAGCGATGAGCTACATCTCTAGCTCCCTTTGCAATCTTCCAAGAACCACCATCTAACACAACTTTGTAGCCCTCCTTGCCAAGTTGACTAACAAAtatcaaattatttttcaacTTTCGGATGTACTTTACATATTTCAACTCTAACATGCTATCATTCCTGGGCATCACAATCTAATTACCACTTCCCATGAATTCAACATGTTCACCGTTGGCAAGGTAAACACTCCCAAGCTTTTCGTGTGGTGGAATGAACCAATGACCCggaatcaaggacccaagtctCCATGGAAAAATCTGAGCTTACACACAAAGCATCATCAAACTCCGTTGCCGAATTTTCCGAAGACTCTTCATAACTCTCTTAATCCTTACCTTTACCCTTCTTCTTTCTCGGGAAATTCATTCTCACATGCCCCTTCTCACCGCATCCCCAACACAAAATGATAGCACCATTCTATTTTTCCTGGCCCTCTACTCTTCGATCTCCCATGATGACTAGCACTCATCAAGCGCGTTGGCTTCACCGGATGATTCATCTGAATCCTTTTCCCGAGTGATCTCACTCAAGATCAAATCCCTCACATCATCATTCTTTAGCTTCTCCTTCCCCGAGGAGATGCTAATGGAAGTCACCGCTGTTTCCCATGACGTAGGCAATGAAGACAACAAGATTAATGACCTAACCTCATTATCGAACTTAATATCCACCAAAGACAATTGTGTCAATATCGAATTAAACACATTTAAGTGTTCCGCGACGGAGCAACCATCACCCATTTTCAAATCAAACAACCAATGCATAAAAAAAACTTTATTCACCGTCGAGGGCTTTTCGTACAACCTTGATAGGGTTTTAATCAAACCCTCCATTGTTTCCTCATCCTTGATGTTTTAGGCAATATTCATAGACAATGTCAATCGCACAACTCCTATCACTTTCCTATCCAATATTTTCTAATTTCCCTTCGACATGCTTGTCGGTTCTTTTCCGCAAGAGGTTGATAGAGATCCTTTTGATGCAAATAATCATAAATTTGCATTTTCCAAAAGCCAAAATCTTTTCCATAAAACTTCTCTATTCGTAGTCTATCTTCCGTTGTTAATTTCTACACAAAACGTAAGCCCTTTATGTTTCAATCACACCCAACTGAAACCCTGAAAAATGAACtcacaaattttaatttgaacacCAAAAAATTTCAACCACAAACAAAAAGTTTTACCAACAAATCTAATTCAACTTTTCCCAAGGAATAAAACCAAGGCTCTTGATACTAATTGTTGTAAATTAGAAGTGTTTATAATAATTTGTGATAACAACCATTAACAATCACGAAGATCAATTAAGCAAGCAAACAAAGCATGAAAACAAAAATAAGGAAATTTACCGTGGGAAACCAGCGCACCGGGAGAAAAACCCACCAATCCACTACAAATTTTGATGAAAATTTACAAAGAGATTATCAAGCTAAGCAAGCTTCAACTCACAACACTCGCTCACTTAAACCTTAAGTGTATGAGATTTCAATGAggagtttctctctcttaaatcTACCACACTATTTCAAAATAAGATATACAATGAGTATATATAGAGTTAGGGTAAACATTACAATCGAATGGTCGTAAATAATCCACGTCGCCCAAAAATGacctaaaaacaaaaatagagaTTCAGTCGCACAGGAACCTGCACCCACGGGTTGGGCTGCGGGTTTTGCCGAGTTGAAACTGTTAGGATGCGGGAAGGGACCCCGCACCAGCGACCTTTAGCGCGGTTTCAAGAAAGCTCCTCCATGTTGTTATCTAACTAATGGCCTCCCTCTTGACTTCTCTGGTTTGTTTAGCTTAACCCATCTCCACACATATCAAACCCCCAACAAGCAGGATCGGCGACGATTGTATCTATTTGCGGGATTTTTGATGGATTTTGGGTGCTTTAGAGAAAGTGGTGACACAATATCTACAAAGGCCTATAACAAAATAAACTCAATAACGCAATGACAATAATTTGTGAGAATAACTCATTCATTCATTACCCCTCatagttatttattttgaattaggtacaaattataaatatatatatatatatatatatatatatatatatatatatatatatatatataatcaggATCGGGTGAGAACCAcaccttaagatgagaactgagaactaatctcaaCCGTCAGATCTTTCAATCGAACGGCTAAAATCATGCCcgaccaaataaaaaaataagggCAATATAGTAAATTTACATTGCTGAATGACCTCCTCTCTCAACCCAATTTTCaagttttctttctctctcttcccaccattttctctctcctcctccaaaTCCTCTCTACTGCTTCTGTTTCCTTGGAATGCTCTTGGAAAATTAATTTTGCTCCCCTCGGTCCCCTCACATCTTCAATCGAAGCTTCAGCTCAAATTTTAATTCACCAATGGCGTTTTCGAATAGTTTGCAAGTCTTATATCTCTCCTTCTATACTTTCTCTTCACAAACCTAAACTTAGGGTTTCAAAATCCCTATCTTTTGAGCCCAACGGACGAAGATGTTTTATGTTGAAGAATGAGGGAATGCGAATTTAAGCAACTATTTTGTGGTTAATCTTCGATTAATTCGTCCTTGAAATGTCTGATGAATTCGATTCTACCTTTGTTGctaattttctttaattaggttttcaattgaattttatgtcttttatttgattttttcgtTCTGATTTTATTAGAATTAGGATTTTTATTGTTTTGCCGGGCTTGTGCTAGGTGTTTTGGTATGGTCTTTAGAATTCAGTTCTAGTTCTGGTCTTAGTTTTATTTGAACTTAGTCTTGGCTCTGTTGGTTATCTCAGTTCAGTGGTGACTTATGGGATTTGTTGGAACTACCTACTGATTAGTTTCTTAGGATAACTGGGTATGAGGTATGAGTTTAGTTGTGCAATTGGGAATTTTCAAAATCAATgcgaatttattaattatgtgaGAAACTCCTGAATTTCCAAATAAATTAGTTGCATATTATGTAATTCAGGATTTCAGTCTAAAATTTATAGACTTACTTGGGTGATTTGTTATAGCTTGTCTTACTATGCATACTACCTATTTGATGAATCGTCTAACAGAGACATTTGTAAAGTTTTGACCCTTAATTCTTCTAAATGTTCTAATGGATTTATGGAGTATTATGTACTCTTTCATGATAAATTAGTGATTTTTGCTGTCGGGTCTCTTCCAAAACACCGACATTGTGCCCGTGAACATTTGGAACAAAATGACATGACTATGAACCCTGTCCAGTCAAAACAGTACATGTAAGCTTGCAGACAATATTAACATGGAACTTGGAAGAACCCATGATAGGTATGTGCTTGCACTTTTGAATATAACACTGTGATGTTGTGGTAATTCATGCTTATATTGGGAGGTTTTTTATGTTGCTGTTTTGGAAGAGACATGACTATATGTTCTGAGCGTGATTAACGGCTACCGGCTGATCTTCTGATCTCTGTGTGATGTAGATGATCGTTCCCTTGCTCCTACGACCTTGGGAGTTGGGATGTTCATATGGTTGTCTGACAGACTTCTCAACCCTTTTTTGCTTTTCCTTTTGAGTTTAAGATAGCTTATGCTACCCACAACATTTTTTTGTTCATGCataattttccaacttaaaagaAGAAATTTGTTAGAACACTTGGACAATCATTCTTTGTATTATGATTCTCCAACATCTCTAGCTCTAACTGATTGAAGCAAATCATTCTCTTAAAATTTTCTGTAGATCCTTGGAATTATTTTGCAGAAATCCTAATGTTTTTAAAGCTGAAGAACTAAACCTAACTAGTTGACAGGAATCCTACTTGTCATGATAACTTCTGGTGTGCCAATATGAGAGATAGAAGAACATAAATGACTGGATGCATTGCCTTTCACCAAGGCCAGAATTCAAGCACTATCTCCTCGGTAGTTATCAAGAAAGTCATTCAATTATGATATCTAGTTAAACTATATAGGTCATCGTTGTCAGTCCTCTTTGACAAATGCAGTACTAACCTACTTGGGAGAACACTAATACTAAGGAATCATATTATGCAGTTAGTTGTTCTGGTTCCTTCACTCTTCTACTTGATGATTACTTTTGAATTAATTCTATTTACTAAAAAAGTTATATATCtataggggtttttttttgttgtttttcccCGCTTCCTACAAGGGGGTTTAGGAGGCCGCccggctcgtttagagaaccgtttgaatttttgcacctcgaaggagtcgccaccaaactttatttaaggtcttgtttggaaagaccgcaaataactctatttttggataaggccttgaatccttgaaacggatgggtgagatccgggctcgggaacgaaaattctTATTCGGCGAGATTTAGAAAtgttcaagtacgttggcacaacattagttccaaaataaaccctagattatgttaggttatgatacatatgacaaaacataaatcatgcggaaaacct encodes:
- the LOC110802631 gene encoding uncharacterized protein, producing the protein MEPKPCIVVHHGGCWKSVHGGMGYEGGSTTIFNDLAEDLDASYLRKLVSNLGYTNLSKLHYLDPRKSIVDGIRFLGYDYGGEQTLRSTTIMNDNAQLPSQSTQNSVTSSNHSFIAPNGRNYIYSKALQDLANKNRGHYNRD